In Stigmatopora nigra isolate UIUO_SnigA chromosome 18, RoL_Snig_1.1, whole genome shotgun sequence, one genomic interval encodes:
- the LOC144211531 gene encoding DNA-directed RNA polymerase III subunit RPC4 isoform X1, whose amino-acid sequence METKYTEEVPCCSSNNNGGHLSQTASRGLFSPLNRGCFPSPTSARRLTSLRTRDLTLGGVLKKTKKTFEPNVNTVRKSKDDIKQEIQVATKRERKQRDDRRRANRGRRKEKPQTIQCHSIFEQGPAETRLKTGWVAPAGLYDVTSSPKFKPVKKEHLPSDDEDEIFRKLERDDFICDPSLKNDTKLKPIQLPLCQTSTTSPEKALLGPPSSGAHLTTSHKKDQPSLVDILQVLRLSSKEELFFMQLPDCMPARAQKTNSTPEPKFVKAGKEKKLLHGKAQDSPPVKSSPVLSEFPEGFLGKLQIRKSGKVEMKLSDIVLDITDGAASSFLQQLVSVDLSDAKTGDMMVLGNIKHKLVVSPNFQNLLEQSIQQQQGS is encoded by the exons ATGGAAACGAAGTATACAGAAGAGGTCCCCTGTTGCTCTAGCAACAACAATGGGGGTCATTTGAGTCAAACTGCTAGCAGAGGACTGTTTTCCCCATTGAATCGCGGATGCTTCCCTTCCCCAACTTCCGCTCGAAGATTGACGTCACTCCGAACTCGGGATCTGACACTCGGGGGTGTTCTGAAGAAAACTAAG AAAACCTTCGAGCCAAACGTCAACACTGTGCGGAAAAGCAAAGACGA CATAAAGCAAGAGATTCAAGTGGCGACAAAACGTGAGAGAAAACAGAGAGATGACCGAAGAAGAGCAAACAGAGGCAGGAGGAAAGAAAAGCCACAAACAATCCAGTGTCACTCCATCTTTGAACAGGGTCCTGCTGAAACCCGACTGAAAACAG GCTGGGTTGCTCCTGCAGGATTGTACGATGTCACCTCATCTCCTAAATTTAAACCTGTAAAGAAAGAGCACCTCCCCTCAGACGATGAAGATGAAATTTTCCGAAAACTAGAAAGAGATGAT ttcATTTGTGATCCTAGTTTGAAGAATGACACCAAGCTGAAACCCATCCAGTTACCCCTCTGTCAGACAAGCACAa CGAGTCCAGAGAAGGCTCTTCTTGGACCACCGTCCTCAGGTGCTCACCTTACAACAAGCCATAAAAAAGACCAGCCATCTTTAGTTGATATACTGCAAGTTCTCCGCCTGTCCAGCAAAGAAGAGCTCTTCTTCATGCAGTTACCTGACTGTATGCCAGCTAgagcacaaaaaacaaactccacTCCTGAACCCAAATTTGTGAAAGCTGGCAAGGAAAAGAAGCTGCTGCATGGGAAAGCCCAA GACTCTCCTCCGGTGAAGTCCTCCCCCGTGCTGTCCGAATTCCCAGAAGGATTTCTCGGAAAGCTCCAAATACGTAAATCTGGGAAGGTGGAGATGAAACTCTCCGATATTGTCTTGGACATCACGGATGGAGCCGCTTCGTCATTCTTGCAG CAACTTGTGTCCGTGGACCTTTCTGACGCCAAGACTGGAGACATGATGGTTCTAGGAAATATTAAGCATAAACTAGTCGTATCTCCAAATTTCCAAAATTTATTGGAACAATCGATTCAACAGCAACAAGGATCCTGA
- the mrpl58 gene encoding large ribosomal subunit protein mL62: MLGSESVIPIWQPSVRHSVMAACMALRCYSLCGNIGAYLSAIPRPIKLTCVQMSKQNGLQPNASYVTRRTDNEQDAQVYIPVDRLSVSYSRSSGPGGQHVNKANTKTEIRFHVLTAEWITEDVRQKILEKNKNRINKAGELLVTSELSRSQHRNFTDCIQKISTIIAEASEKPHEATPEDIALRKARLHQRNQERIRQKKISSATKQGRRLEFD, translated from the exons ATGTTGGGGTCGGAGAGTGTCATTCCGATCTGGCAACCCAGTGTGCGTCATTCCGTCATGGCGGCCTGCATGGCTCTTCGTTGTTATTCTCTTTGCGGAAATATTGGTGCTTATTTATCGGCGATTCCACGACCGATAAAACTTACTTGTGTACAAATGAGTAAACAAAATGGTTTGCAGCCCAACGCTAGTTATGTGACCCGAAGGACAGACAACGAACAG GATGCCCAAGTATACATTCCAGTAg ATCGCCTTAGTGTGTCGTATAGTAGAAGCAGTGGTCCTGGTGGTCAACATGTCAATAAAG CCAACACAAAAACAGAGATCAGATTCCATGTGTTAACTGCAGAATGGATTACAGAAGACGTGCGacaaaaaatcttggaaaag AACAAAAACCGAATCAACAAAGCTGGTGAATTGTTGGTAACCTCTGAGCTGAGCAGGAGCCAGCACAGAAACTTCACTGACTGCATACAAAAAATTTCAACCATAATTGCTGAAGCTAGCGAGAAGCCACACGAAGCCACACCAGAAGATATTGCACTCAGAAAAGccag gttacaCCAACGAAACCAGGAAAGAATCAGACAGAAGAAGATCAGTTCTGCTACCAAACAGGGCAGGCGATTAGAgtttgattaa
- the LOC144211530 gene encoding cerebellar degeneration-related protein 2-like: MDEFVTEEEEPWYDQRDLEQDLHLAAELGKTLLERNKELEDSLQQMYITNEEQVQEIEYLSKQLDVLRDMNEQHAKVYEQLDGTARELEHTNQTLVMDSKSSQQKIESLTGTIEALQNQVENLSRKVEQLRSVEQLRVKREKRERRKTIHSFPCLKELCTAPRYEDEFVVGRAESFTLEPKHQPFEEDSQHLREAVSALRAAVRTERGRREGVEKECNLLLADFSRLQTRVQDAENCQARVQELEVELQELQQLRRTRTFILGNEDDGVTLTQTVLNSTPETDTFLDGEIGDIGGGVREKMTGGPGVNGEALPESNPVRKSCSDTALNAIIARDASGHRRGSYALHANSVRKRGMSILREVDEQYHALLEKYEELLGKCRRHEESLCHAGVQTSRPVSRDPSMKDCAMGYAPALPPTPTQSPSTPEAIEMIGKQVEAVDKRLGQNTPEYKALFKEIFSRIQKTKMDIKATKSTKSSKSSKSNKSSK; the protein is encoded by the exons ATGGACGAATTTGTTACTGAGGAGGAAGAGCCTTGGTATGATCAACGGGACCTCGAGCAGG ACCTCCACCTGGCTGCAGAATTGGGAAAGACCTTGCTGGAGAGGAACAAGGAGCTGGAGGATTCCCTTCAACAGATGTACATAACCAACGAAGAGCAAGTGCAAGAGATTGAG TACCTGTCAAAACAGCTTGACGTCCTCCGTGACATGAATGAACAGCACGCCAAAGTGTATGAGCAGCTAGATGGTACTGCAAGAGAGCTTGAACACACCAACCAAACACTTGTGATGGACAGCAAGTCCTCACAGCAAAAGATAGAAAg TTTAACAGGCACCATCGAAGCTTTACAGAATCAAGTGGAAAACCTCTCAAGAAAGGTGGAACAGTTACGTTCGGTGGAACAGCTGAGAGTCAAGAGGGAGAAGAGGGAACGGCGAAAGACTATCCACTCCTTCCCCTGTCTCAAAGAACTTTGTACCGCGCCCAG GTACGAGGATGAGTTTGTGGTGGGACGGGCTGAAAGCTTTACTTTGGAGCCGAAGCATCAGCCATTTGAAGAGGATAGCCAACACCTGAGAGAGGCAGTGTCGGCTCTGCGAGCAGCTGTCAGGACGGAGCGGGGACGCCGAGAGGGCGTGGAGAAAGAATGCAACCTCCTGCTTGCAGACTTCTCGCGCCTGCAAACACGTGTTCAG GATGCAGAGAATTGCCAAGCGAGGGTACAGGAATTAGAAGTGGAGCTGCAGGAACTTCAACAGCTACGCCGTACCCGAACTTTCATTCTTGGAAACGAAGACGACGGtgtaaccctgacccaaactgTCCTCAATAGCACCCCAGAGACCGACACCTTCCTGGACGGAGAGATTGGCGATATAGGAGGAGGAGTAAGAGAAAAGATGACGGGCGGCCCTGGCGTGAACGGCGAAGCGCTTCCGGAGTCAAATCCTGTGAGAAAAAGCTGTAGCGACACTGCACTCAATGCCATCATAGCTCGGGATGCATCGGGCCATAGGAGAGGGAGCTATGCCCTTCACGCCAACAGCGTACGGAAGAGAGGGATGTCCATCCTCAGAGAGGTGGACGAACAGTATCATGCTTTACTGGAAAAATATGAAGAGCTCCTAGGAAAATGCAGGCGTCACGAGGAAAGCCTTTGCCACGCCGGCGTCCAGACATCCCGACCTGTCTCCCGAGATCCTTCCATGAAAGACTGTGCAATGGGCTACGCACCTGCACTTCCACCTACACCCACTCAGTCGCCCTCCACACCCGAGGCTATAGAAATGATCGGCAAGCAAGTGGAGGCTGTAGATAAGCGTTTGGGACAAAACACTCCAGAGTACAAGGCTCTCTTCAAGGAGATATTCTCTCGTATCCAGAAGACTAAAATGGATATTAAAGCTACTAAATCTACAAAATCCAGTAAATCTAGCAAATCTAACAAATCTAGTAAATAG
- the daglb gene encoding diacylglycerol lipase-beta isoform X2 → MPGMVVFGRRWGIASDDLVFPGAFELFMRLIWWLGTIILYTYHKGHFDCNGNRVLHIYLIGLLVVLALIILSLCAIVYVSAQGTITNQGSRRSMPTLVYLRALLYLPELVWASLGAVWVSDDGKGCDPATVGAVIAAVVASWIILLFTALGVIFVFDPLGNPRPTVAPVEPLGVRHLESSGGTQFLSTARSLAVKVWESRLRLLCCCLPQDESNRAAFSSISQLVSGFFSDTDLVASDIAAGLALLHQEQDKLERSRDPDEIMDHSPSSPIEEDLESDLTNAVHLMQFAAAAYGWPLYIYSNLLSGPCKLCGDCCRSHSAEYDIVGGDHLGCHFSSILQSTGLQYRDFIHVSFHNQIYEIPFFVSLDHKREFIIVAVRGTLSFKDVLTDLSAECESLPVDGVTGACYTHKGISQAASYIYRKLVNDGILNQAFSIVPYKLVITGHSLGAGAAAVLAILLRSSFPTLKCYAFSPPGGLLSKALADYSKDFVVSVVLGKDLVPRLSLPNMEDLKRKILKIVSNCNKPKYRILLQGCWYELFGGDPDDFPSEMENRREQELSQPLLGEESLLIRHSSSYQSLASDDSPVHTVPHMPLFLPGRVLHIIEDGSTRRFCISQVRYRAEWSNEMAFRSILISPRMLVDHMPDTLLRALESLTKDKPSALCPPISNQSQHNIV, encoded by the exons atgcctggaatggttgtttttggtcgccggtgggGGATTGCCAGTGATGATCTGGTTTTCCCAGGAGCGTTCGAGCTGTTCATGCGGCTAATTTG GTGGCTTGGCACTATTATCCTGTACACTTATCACAAGGGTCATTTTGATTGTAATGGGAATAGAGTGCTTCACATCTACTTGATTGGACTGTTGGTGGTACTGGCACTCATCATCCTGTCGCTCTGTGCCATTGTTTACGTCAGTGCTCAAG GTACTATAACAAATCAAGGATCCCGACGGTCCATGCCTACATTGGTGTACCTGCGAGCTCTCCTCTACCTTCCAGAGCTGGTATGGGCCTCTCTGGGCGCTGTGTGGGTATCTGATGATGGTAAAGGTTGCGACCCAGCAACAGTTGGAGCTGTCATTGCAGCAGTAGTTGCCAG TTGGATCATCCTGCTCTTCACTGCCCTGGGTGTAATATTTGTCTTTGACCCACTGGGCAATCCTCGGCCTACAGTGGCTCCCGTGGAGCCACTGGGAGTACGACACTTGGAGAGCAGCGGAGGAACTCAGTTCCTTTCCACGGCACGCTCGCTAGCCGTCAAGGTGTGGGAGAGCAGGCTCCGACTTTTGTGCTGCTGCCTCCCACAGGACGAAAGCAACAGAGCAGCGTTTTCCAGTATCTCGCAGCTTGTCAGTGGATTCTTTTCG GACACAGATTTGGTTGCCAGTGATATTGCTGCTGGTTTGGCTTTGCTGCATCAAGAACAGGACAAACTGGAAAGGAGCAGAGATCCAGATGAAATTATGGATCACAGTCCATCCTCTCccatt GAAGAAGATCTGGAGTCAGACTTGACGAATGCTGTCCACTTGATGCAATTTGCTGCCGCAGCCTATGGTTGGCCTTTGTATATTTACTCTAACCTTCTCTCTGGACCATGTAAGCTTTGCGGAGACTG TTGTAGGAGTCACTCTGCTGAGTATGACATTGTTGGGGGAGACCACCTCGGCTGTCATTTTTCTTCCATCCTACAAAGCACCGGGTTGCAGTACAGAGACTTCATCCATGTCAGCTTCCATAATCAG ATATATGAGATCCCGTTCTTTGTGTCCCTGGATCATAAGCGTGAATTCATCATTGTGGCTGTCAGGGGTACTCTGTCATTTAAG GATGTCCTGACAGACCTTTCTGCTGAATGTGAGAGCCTACCCGTGGATGGTGTGACAGGAGCTTGCTACACTCACAAG GGTATCAGCCAGGCTGCATCTTACATATATCGGAAACTGGTCAATGACGGAATCCTGAATCAAGCATTTTCCATTGTGCCA TACAAACTGGTCATTACGGGTCACAGCCTGGGTGCAGGCGCTGCTGCTGTGCTGGCCATCCTATTACGCAGCTCCTTCCCTACTCTGAAGTGCTATGCATtttctccaccagggggacTTCTGAG CAAAGCATTAGCTGATTACTCCAAGGACTTTGTGGTGTCTGTTGTACTTGGGAAAGACCTGGTTCCACG TTTGAGCCTTCCCAATATGGAGGATCTAAAGCGAAAAATACTGAAGATAGTCTCAAATTGCAATAAACCCAAA taTCGCATCCTTTTGCAGGGATGCTGGTATGAACTGTTTGGAGGAGATCCAGATGACTTTCCCTCTGAAATGGAGAACAGAAGGGAGCAAGAGCTTAGTCAGCCACTTCTTGGTGAAGAATCACTTTTGATTCGCCACTCCTCATCCTATCAAAGCTTGGCGTCAGACGACTCACCTGTTCACACTGTGCCACACATGCCTCTTTTCCTGCCAGGACGTGTTCTGCATATTATAGAAGATGGGTCCACACGAAG
- the LOC144211531 gene encoding DNA-directed RNA polymerase III subunit RPC4 isoform X2 — MKSVRLETPSKTFEPNVNTVRKSKDDIKQEIQVATKRERKQRDDRRRANRGRRKEKPQTIQCHSIFEQGPAETRLKTGWVAPAGLYDVTSSPKFKPVKKEHLPSDDEDEIFRKLERDDFICDPSLKNDTKLKPIQLPLCQTSTTSPEKALLGPPSSGAHLTTSHKKDQPSLVDILQVLRLSSKEELFFMQLPDCMPARAQKTNSTPEPKFVKAGKEKKLLHGKAQDSPPVKSSPVLSEFPEGFLGKLQIRKSGKVEMKLSDIVLDITDGAASSFLQQLVSVDLSDAKTGDMMVLGNIKHKLVVSPNFQNLLEQSIQQQQGS, encoded by the exons ATGAAAAGCGTCCGATTGGAAACACCCAGC AAAACCTTCGAGCCAAACGTCAACACTGTGCGGAAAAGCAAAGACGA CATAAAGCAAGAGATTCAAGTGGCGACAAAACGTGAGAGAAAACAGAGAGATGACCGAAGAAGAGCAAACAGAGGCAGGAGGAAAGAAAAGCCACAAACAATCCAGTGTCACTCCATCTTTGAACAGGGTCCTGCTGAAACCCGACTGAAAACAG GCTGGGTTGCTCCTGCAGGATTGTACGATGTCACCTCATCTCCTAAATTTAAACCTGTAAAGAAAGAGCACCTCCCCTCAGACGATGAAGATGAAATTTTCCGAAAACTAGAAAGAGATGAT ttcATTTGTGATCCTAGTTTGAAGAATGACACCAAGCTGAAACCCATCCAGTTACCCCTCTGTCAGACAAGCACAa CGAGTCCAGAGAAGGCTCTTCTTGGACCACCGTCCTCAGGTGCTCACCTTACAACAAGCCATAAAAAAGACCAGCCATCTTTAGTTGATATACTGCAAGTTCTCCGCCTGTCCAGCAAAGAAGAGCTCTTCTTCATGCAGTTACCTGACTGTATGCCAGCTAgagcacaaaaaacaaactccacTCCTGAACCCAAATTTGTGAAAGCTGGCAAGGAAAAGAAGCTGCTGCATGGGAAAGCCCAA GACTCTCCTCCGGTGAAGTCCTCCCCCGTGCTGTCCGAATTCCCAGAAGGATTTCTCGGAAAGCTCCAAATACGTAAATCTGGGAAGGTGGAGATGAAACTCTCCGATATTGTCTTGGACATCACGGATGGAGCCGCTTCGTCATTCTTGCAG CAACTTGTGTCCGTGGACCTTTCTGACGCCAAGACTGGAGACATGATGGTTCTAGGAAATATTAAGCATAAACTAGTCGTATCTCCAAATTTCCAAAATTTATTGGAACAATCGATTCAACAGCAACAAGGATCCTGA
- the daglb gene encoding diacylglycerol lipase-beta isoform X1 encodes MPGMVVFGRRWGIASDDLVFPGAFELFMRLIWWLGTIILYTYHKGHFDCNGNRVLHIYLIGLLVVLALIILSLCAIVYVSAQGTITNQGSRRSMPTLVYLRALLYLPELVWASLGAVWVSDDGKGCDPATVGAVIAAVVASWIILLFTALGVIFVFDPLGNPRPTVAPVEPLGVRHLESSGGTQFLSTARSLAVKVWESRLRLLCCCLPQDESNRAAFSSISQLVSGFFSDTDLVASDIAAGLALLHQEQDKLERSRDPDEIMDHSPSSPIEEDLESDLTNAVHLMQFAAAAYGWPLYIYSNLLSGPCKLCGDCCRSHSAEYDIVGGDHLGCHFSSILQSTGLQYRDFIHVSFHNQIYEIPFFVSLDHKREFIIVAVRGTLSFKDVLTDLSAECESLPVDGVTGACYTHKGISQAASYIYRKLVNDGILNQAFSIVPEYKLVITGHSLGAGAAAVLAILLRSSFPTLKCYAFSPPGGLLSKALADYSKDFVVSVVLGKDLVPRLSLPNMEDLKRKILKIVSNCNKPKYRILLQGCWYELFGGDPDDFPSEMENRREQELSQPLLGEESLLIRHSSSYQSLASDDSPVHTVPHMPLFLPGRVLHIIEDGSTRRFCISQVRYRAEWSNEMAFRSILISPRMLVDHMPDTLLRALESLTKDKPSALCPPISNQSQHNIV; translated from the exons atgcctggaatggttgtttttggtcgccggtgggGGATTGCCAGTGATGATCTGGTTTTCCCAGGAGCGTTCGAGCTGTTCATGCGGCTAATTTG GTGGCTTGGCACTATTATCCTGTACACTTATCACAAGGGTCATTTTGATTGTAATGGGAATAGAGTGCTTCACATCTACTTGATTGGACTGTTGGTGGTACTGGCACTCATCATCCTGTCGCTCTGTGCCATTGTTTACGTCAGTGCTCAAG GTACTATAACAAATCAAGGATCCCGACGGTCCATGCCTACATTGGTGTACCTGCGAGCTCTCCTCTACCTTCCAGAGCTGGTATGGGCCTCTCTGGGCGCTGTGTGGGTATCTGATGATGGTAAAGGTTGCGACCCAGCAACAGTTGGAGCTGTCATTGCAGCAGTAGTTGCCAG TTGGATCATCCTGCTCTTCACTGCCCTGGGTGTAATATTTGTCTTTGACCCACTGGGCAATCCTCGGCCTACAGTGGCTCCCGTGGAGCCACTGGGAGTACGACACTTGGAGAGCAGCGGAGGAACTCAGTTCCTTTCCACGGCACGCTCGCTAGCCGTCAAGGTGTGGGAGAGCAGGCTCCGACTTTTGTGCTGCTGCCTCCCACAGGACGAAAGCAACAGAGCAGCGTTTTCCAGTATCTCGCAGCTTGTCAGTGGATTCTTTTCG GACACAGATTTGGTTGCCAGTGATATTGCTGCTGGTTTGGCTTTGCTGCATCAAGAACAGGACAAACTGGAAAGGAGCAGAGATCCAGATGAAATTATGGATCACAGTCCATCCTCTCccatt GAAGAAGATCTGGAGTCAGACTTGACGAATGCTGTCCACTTGATGCAATTTGCTGCCGCAGCCTATGGTTGGCCTTTGTATATTTACTCTAACCTTCTCTCTGGACCATGTAAGCTTTGCGGAGACTG TTGTAGGAGTCACTCTGCTGAGTATGACATTGTTGGGGGAGACCACCTCGGCTGTCATTTTTCTTCCATCCTACAAAGCACCGGGTTGCAGTACAGAGACTTCATCCATGTCAGCTTCCATAATCAG ATATATGAGATCCCGTTCTTTGTGTCCCTGGATCATAAGCGTGAATTCATCATTGTGGCTGTCAGGGGTACTCTGTCATTTAAG GATGTCCTGACAGACCTTTCTGCTGAATGTGAGAGCCTACCCGTGGATGGTGTGACAGGAGCTTGCTACACTCACAAG GGTATCAGCCAGGCTGCATCTTACATATATCGGAAACTGGTCAATGACGGAATCCTGAATCAAGCATTTTCCATTGTGCCA gAGTACAAACTGGTCATTACGGGTCACAGCCTGGGTGCAGGCGCTGCTGCTGTGCTGGCCATCCTATTACGCAGCTCCTTCCCTACTCTGAAGTGCTATGCATtttctccaccagggggacTTCTGAG CAAAGCATTAGCTGATTACTCCAAGGACTTTGTGGTGTCTGTTGTACTTGGGAAAGACCTGGTTCCACG TTTGAGCCTTCCCAATATGGAGGATCTAAAGCGAAAAATACTGAAGATAGTCTCAAATTGCAATAAACCCAAA taTCGCATCCTTTTGCAGGGATGCTGGTATGAACTGTTTGGAGGAGATCCAGATGACTTTCCCTCTGAAATGGAGAACAGAAGGGAGCAAGAGCTTAGTCAGCCACTTCTTGGTGAAGAATCACTTTTGATTCGCCACTCCTCATCCTATCAAAGCTTGGCGTCAGACGACTCACCTGTTCACACTGTGCCACACATGCCTCTTTTCCTGCCAGGACGTGTTCTGCATATTATAGAAGATGGGTCCACACGAAG